One window from the genome of Polynucleobacter sp. MWH-Svant-W18 encodes:
- a CDS encoding 23S rRNA (adenine(2030)-N(6))-methyltransferase RlmJ has protein sequence MFSYRHAFHAGSHADILKHLTLIHLVEYLQEKPGALTIVDTHAGAGVYSLKDGFAAVSKEAEGGIIRLLKFIKDGNSIPEGVQRYLDLIQAESSGNALDTYPGSPFILARLLRPQDRLKLFELHPKEIDILRHNIGQLKQAKQIDVYAEDSFARLKGLLPPPSRRGLVLIDPSYEDKQDYRYLETAMEEALQRFATGCYAIWYPILSRRESAALPDRLKKIASSHKRSWLHTELRVENAPGERRLQASGMFIINPPWTLEKQLAEALPVLTKALGIGGGAQFLLKSFEA, from the coding sequence ATGTTTAGTTATCGACATGCTTTTCATGCTGGCAGTCATGCAGACATACTGAAGCATCTGACCCTAATTCATCTAGTTGAGTACCTACAAGAAAAGCCTGGCGCACTCACCATTGTCGATACTCATGCTGGTGCTGGCGTATATAGCCTGAAGGATGGTTTTGCAGCGGTAAGCAAGGAAGCTGAAGGTGGAATTATTCGACTCCTCAAGTTCATTAAAGATGGCAACTCTATTCCTGAGGGTGTTCAGAGATATCTCGACCTCATTCAAGCAGAAAGCAGCGGGAATGCACTTGATACCTATCCAGGGTCCCCTTTTATTTTGGCGCGCCTACTTAGGCCGCAAGACAGACTCAAGCTGTTTGAACTACACCCAAAAGAAATTGATATTCTGCGTCACAATATTGGCCAACTAAAACAAGCCAAACAGATTGATGTTTATGCTGAAGATAGCTTTGCAAGACTTAAAGGTCTATTGCCGCCTCCCAGCAGACGCGGCTTGGTCTTGATTGATCCGTCTTATGAAGACAAACAAGACTATCGGTATCTCGAAACAGCGATGGAAGAAGCTCTGCAACGTTTTGCTACCGGTTGTTATGCTATTTGGTATCCGATTCTTTCCAGAAGAGAGTCGGCTGCGCTACCAGATCGTCTCAAAAAGATTGCAAGCAGCCATAAACGCTCATGGCTTCATACTGAATTACGGGTTGAAAATGCACCTGGTGAAAGGCGGCTACAAGCCAGTGGTATGTTCATTATTAACCCGCCGTGGACTCTAGAAAAACAATTAGCAGAAGCGCTACCCGTCTTGACTAAGGCCTTAGGTATCGGTGGTGGGGCTCAGTTCTTACTGAAGAGTTTTGAAGCTTAG
- a CDS encoding phosphatase PAP2 family protein codes for MRNRVVSVYAWLIPLLPLALALAIYLGEFQSVTFLFINHYTQFLPDTLWAWFTFLGNGWGTFAIAFPLILLAPRALTAGIIAGAISALASTSLKNFFDLPRPAGVLLDGSFHRLGEPLLQKAFPSGHTLTAFAIATALYFSCEKDKRRPMLILFVIAALVGLSRNAVGAHWLTDVLGGAGFGMWCGMLGAILTNLIPNRYLLFNGLWLRLVAIGGVVAIYAHLTQIMDHELNLPLQYASVVILLITLALFIKAQLNFTSPKSK; via the coding sequence ATGCGCAATCGGGTCGTTTCTGTATATGCTTGGTTGATTCCGCTACTGCCATTGGCGCTTGCCTTGGCAATCTATTTGGGTGAGTTTCAGAGCGTCACTTTTCTATTTATCAACCACTACACCCAGTTTCTACCTGATACTCTGTGGGCATGGTTCACCTTTTTGGGTAATGGTTGGGGCACATTTGCCATTGCATTCCCATTGATATTGTTAGCGCCTCGCGCTTTAACAGCAGGTATCATTGCTGGCGCAATTTCTGCACTTGCAAGTACTTCGCTTAAAAACTTTTTTGATTTGCCAAGGCCTGCAGGAGTATTGCTAGATGGGAGTTTCCATCGCCTGGGTGAACCCCTGCTCCAAAAAGCCTTTCCATCAGGCCACACTCTCACAGCCTTTGCTATCGCTACTGCTCTGTATTTTTCTTGCGAAAAAGATAAGCGCAGACCGATGCTGATTTTATTTGTGATTGCAGCTTTAGTTGGTCTATCGCGCAATGCAGTGGGAGCACACTGGCTTACTGATGTGCTTGGTGGTGCAGGATTTGGTATGTGGTGCGGAATGCTTGGAGCAATTCTGACTAATTTAATACCCAACCGATACTTATTATTTAATGGGTTATGGCTTCGCCTAGTTGCCATAGGCGGTGTAGTTGCAATTTATGCGCATCTGACACAAATCATGGATCATGAATTAAATCTACCATTGCAATACGCATCGGTAGTCATTTTGCTCATCACGCTAGCCCTATTCATTAAAGCGCAATTGAATTTCACTTCCCCAAAGTCAAAGTAA